One segment of Deltaproteobacteria bacterium DNA contains the following:
- a CDS encoding insulinase family protein: protein MGNRSSSPVLRVLNNGVRVCFEPFEGAQSFAMCLRFVGGVGDEPAEKLGLANVTELAVMKGTDRKDAAGVFDALDSLGVSRSVNAGAEAFTFRAHLLPAKVGEALLIYREVFESAAFPEDEVALAKRLTLEQIKSLEDQPQRKIVLTSLRAALGFPLGRPKPGTEASVTSLDRDDVVRFWDRIAHPAALILTAAGGMEEGTFFEAVEKALLGWHKAGAVPDAHPVRIAPGVVHELKKSEQAHIAVIYPGPPRDAGDFYAAQVAATVLSGSGSSRLFTEVREKRGLVYTVSTAYSPFRSGAITLLYAGTRADRTDETLKVCLAEVNRLAEDISAEEFERAKSVILGRLRTVGELVAARSSSLVDDLLLQGTPRSLEDILDGVSSVTLEQARAAARHYTPTPRTIAVLGPQEPGETR from the coding sequence ATGGGTAATCGTAGTTCTAGTCCTGTGTTGCGCGTGTTGAACAATGGCGTGCGCGTTTGTTTCGAACCTTTCGAAGGGGCTCAATCCTTTGCCATGTGTCTCCGGTTTGTGGGCGGCGTTGGGGATGAGCCCGCCGAGAAGCTGGGTCTGGCCAATGTAACGGAACTGGCCGTGATGAAAGGGACGGATAGAAAAGACGCGGCGGGTGTTTTCGATGCCCTGGACAGCCTCGGCGTCTCCCGATCCGTCAACGCGGGAGCGGAAGCATTCACCTTTCGAGCCCATCTGTTGCCCGCCAAGGTAGGGGAAGCGCTTCTGATTTATCGCGAAGTGTTCGAGTCGGCCGCCTTCCCCGAGGACGAGGTGGCGCTCGCAAAAAGGCTGACCCTCGAACAGATCAAAAGCCTGGAAGACCAGCCTCAGCGAAAAATCGTGCTCACGTCTTTAAGGGCCGCCCTGGGATTCCCATTGGGCAGGCCCAAGCCGGGAACCGAAGCATCGGTAACGTCCCTCGATCGAGACGACGTTGTCCGGTTCTGGGATCGGATCGCCCATCCGGCCGCACTCATCCTTACGGCAGCCGGGGGCATGGAAGAGGGAACATTTTTCGAGGCTGTGGAGAAAGCGCTTTTGGGCTGGCATAAGGCCGGGGCAGTGCCGGACGCTCATCCGGTCCGCATCGCTCCCGGTGTGGTGCACGAACTCAAGAAAAGCGAACAGGCTCATATTGCTGTCATTTATCCGGGACCTCCACGGGACGCCGGCGATTTCTATGCGGCCCAGGTGGCGGCCACCGTGCTTTCCGGAAGCGGCTCGAGCCGTCTTTTTACCGAGGTTCGCGAGAAGAGGGGTCTCGTATACACCGTGAGCACGGCCTACAGCCCCTTTCGATCCGGGGCGATTACGCTTCTGTACGCAGGCACCCGGGCCGATCGCACGGACGAAACCCTCAAGGTATGCCTGGCCGAAGTGAACCGTCTGGCTGAAGACATCTCCGCCGAAGAATTCGAGCGCGCCAAATCGGTCATCCTCGGAAGATTGCGAACCGTGGGAGAACTCGTGGCCGCGCGTTCGTCCTCGTTGGTGGATGACCTTTTGCTTCAGGGGACGCCCCGCTCCTTGGAGGACATACTGGACGGCGTATCCTCCGTAACCCTGGAACAAGCCCGGGCCGCGGCCCGAC
- a CDS encoding MFS transporter yields MTPDSMSKALRYRWFIFWILAFAYIMVYFHRLCPAVLALDMMKDLKTGGALIGFLGAAYFYPYALMQLPAGLLSDSWGPRRTITLFFCLAFGGSVLLALAPSVFWAIVGRTLVGIGVSMLFVPTMKILAEWFRPREFATMTGILMAMGGVGSLSAAAPLAALSSWIGWRSSFMAVGAFTLLLAILVWLYVRDRPGDFGWPALHESRAPSGGATGLLQGVKKVLTYRYFWFLGVWFFFTLGIFFSFGGLWGGPFFMQVYGLTKGEASRILSMIAVGMVIGSPLLSFLSDRVFRGRKPVIMLSSLILLGITALLAFYTQHLPVPALYLLVLGLGIFSSAIVVIGFTTAKELFPVYMAGTSTGLINLFPFAGGAVFQPLLGYILQLHVQPNGSFSVEGYRLAFLVLFGCAVVSVISTFFLRETISRER; encoded by the coding sequence ATGACCCCGGATTCCATGTCCAAGGCGTTGCGCTATCGGTGGTTCATTTTCTGGATTCTGGCCTTTGCTTACATCATGGTGTACTTCCATCGCCTGTGTCCGGCCGTCTTGGCCCTGGACATGATGAAAGATCTGAAAACCGGCGGTGCTCTGATCGGGTTTCTGGGTGCGGCGTATTTCTATCCGTACGCCCTCATGCAACTTCCCGCCGGCTTGCTCTCCGATTCCTGGGGTCCCCGCCGCACGATAACGTTGTTTTTCTGTCTGGCGTTTGGCGGATCCGTGCTGCTCGCTCTGGCGCCATCGGTCTTCTGGGCCATAGTCGGTCGGACACTGGTGGGGATCGGGGTCTCGATGTTGTTCGTTCCCACCATGAAGATTCTGGCCGAATGGTTTCGACCTCGCGAGTTCGCCACCATGACCGGTATTCTCATGGCCATGGGAGGAGTGGGCTCTCTCAGCGCCGCAGCCCCGCTGGCGGCCCTAAGCTCCTGGATCGGATGGAGATCCTCCTTCATGGCGGTAGGAGCTTTCACGCTGTTGCTGGCAATATTGGTCTGGTTGTACGTACGCGACAGGCCCGGCGATTTCGGTTGGCCCGCGCTTCATGAATCCAGGGCGCCTTCCGGCGGCGCCACCGGCCTCTTGCAGGGAGTCAAGAAAGTACTCACGTACCGCTACTTTTGGTTCCTGGGCGTATGGTTTTTCTTCACTCTCGGCATCTTTTTCAGTTTCGGCGGACTCTGGGGCGGCCCTTTTTTCATGCAGGTTTACGGACTGACCAAAGGTGAGGCGAGCCGCATTCTCTCTATGATCGCGGTGGGCATGGTCATAGGCAGCCCTCTCTTGAGTTTTCTTTCGGACCGGGTGTTCCGGGGACGAAAGCCGGTGATCATGCTCTCGAGTCTGATCCTTTTAGGGATCACGGCCCTCCTGGCCTTCTATACCCAACACCTGCCCGTGCCCGCTCTATACCTGCTTGTCCTCGGACTCGGCATCTTTTCGAGCGCCATCGTTGTGATTGGCTTCACCACCGCCAAGGAACTGTTTCCCGTGTACATGGCGGGAACATCCACCGGCCTGATAAACCTGTTTCCTTTTGCCGGGGGAGCCGTCTTTCAGCCGCTGTTGGGATATATTCTACAACTGCACGTACAACCGAACGGGTCGTTCAGCGTGGAGGGATACCGGCTGGCCTTTCTGGTGCTCTTTGGCTGCGCGGTCGTTTCCGTGATTTCGACTTTTTTCCTCCGGGAAACGATCTCCAGAGAAAGGTAG
- a CDS encoding HAMP domain-containing protein, with amino-acid sequence MANSLQQRLMFFVLIPIAFLLFLIGSIGFLYARNTMLSEWREAAVLKLQRGAHQMDMRLSRPLEWIRMFQQSGELLQTSIQDWLISRLQQLGGVESAHIEWFPEYGGAGGTSGDHMGAGTGKDMNTDMKPFQEGGVARITPPKLDSTTGKKTVTIESNLLDRDNRTVGQLQVIISFEYLLEGVLSSSWTEGDKACLVDENGAYLAHTAAIDAGRRRLGGAGDSLELAILEALKDRPFGTVLGRGHPPGEVAGFCRLQNAPWTIVVFAPGDKILGPIVRFRTYFFGFGIICIGIVLMLIRLTTAGTVRSIQEISASAKQVASGDYGRTLSVRSRDEVGQLTRSFNTMIAELRQKERIRNMFGRYVDKEVAEELLRGPESTRLGGEKREVVILMSDLRGFTPLCEAMSPEIVIGVLNRYFSYIIGIIHRYKGIIIDFVGDAVLVFFDPITSTVDEKAKDAVQCGLEMQSAMERVNDENQGLGIPRLSMGIGIHSGEVIVGNIGSQSRAKYGIVGAPVNLTQRIQSVAEGGEVVVSESVRRRTGEAFRVLRSFKTRLKGVHDQVTLHVVDGSVEVGHSRDGGEHPVQHDHRPPERDGQKKSSVLEGGKDQERFQQADRRDPVPSPRRGQGEGTG; translated from the coding sequence GTGGCGAATAGTCTCCAACAACGTTTGATGTTTTTCGTGCTGATTCCGATTGCGTTTCTGCTGTTTCTGATAGGAAGCATCGGCTTTCTGTACGCGCGAAACACCATGCTTTCAGAATGGCGGGAAGCCGCCGTTTTGAAGCTTCAACGGGGCGCTCACCAGATGGATATGAGGTTGAGCCGGCCTCTGGAATGGATACGGATGTTCCAGCAGTCCGGCGAGCTGCTCCAGACATCGATTCAGGATTGGCTCATTTCCCGGCTGCAACAACTCGGGGGAGTGGAAAGCGCCCATATCGAATGGTTCCCTGAGTACGGGGGCGCAGGTGGTACTTCAGGGGATCACATGGGTGCGGGAACGGGCAAGGACATGAATACGGACATGAAGCCGTTTCAGGAGGGTGGAGTTGCCCGAATAACCCCGCCAAAATTGGATTCCACCACCGGTAAGAAAACGGTGACCATCGAGTCGAACTTACTGGATAGGGACAACCGGACCGTGGGTCAGCTTCAAGTGATCATCAGCTTCGAGTATCTGCTGGAGGGTGTGCTCTCTTCGAGTTGGACCGAAGGAGACAAGGCCTGCCTGGTCGACGAAAATGGCGCTTATCTGGCTCATACGGCCGCCATCGACGCGGGCCGGCGTCGTCTGGGCGGCGCCGGCGATTCCTTGGAATTAGCCATTTTGGAGGCCCTGAAAGACCGGCCGTTCGGGACGGTACTAGGCCGTGGACATCCTCCCGGCGAGGTGGCAGGGTTCTGCAGGCTGCAAAATGCCCCATGGACCATCGTCGTATTTGCTCCAGGGGATAAAATTCTTGGGCCCATCGTACGATTTCGTACCTATTTCTTCGGCTTCGGAATTATTTGTATCGGCATCGTGCTGATGCTCATAAGACTGACAACCGCGGGAACGGTCCGCTCGATCCAGGAGATCTCCGCTTCCGCAAAGCAGGTCGCCTCGGGAGACTACGGAAGAACGCTTTCCGTCAGAAGTCGAGACGAGGTGGGGCAACTGACCAGGAGCTTTAACACCATGATCGCGGAGTTGAGGCAAAAGGAACGGATTCGCAATATGTTCGGACGCTACGTGGACAAGGAGGTGGCCGAGGAACTGCTTCGGGGGCCGGAATCGACCCGGCTGGGAGGAGAAAAGCGCGAGGTGGTGATCCTGATGTCCGATTTGCGGGGGTTCACGCCACTGTGTGAGGCCATGAGTCCGGAAATTGTAATCGGGGTCCTGAATCGCTATTTTTCATATATTATCGGAATCATCCATCGATACAAAGGTATTATCATCGATTTTGTTGGGGATGCCGTCCTCGTCTTTTTCGACCCGATAACCTCGACCGTCGACGAGAAGGCCAAGGATGCGGTGCAATGCGGTCTTGAAATGCAGTCCGCCATGGAACGGGTCAACGACGAAAATCAGGGGCTCGGAATACCCCGGTTGAGCATGGGGATCGGGATCCACTCCGGCGAGGTGATCGTGGGAAACATAGGGTCCCAGTCCAGAGCCAAGTACGGCATTGTGGGCGCGCCCGTGAACCTCACGCAACGGATCCAGTCCGTTGCGGAAGGGGGGGAAGTGGTGGTCTCCGAATCGGTTCGCCGGCGAACCGGGGAAGCTTTCCGGGTTCTCCGTAGCTTCAAGACCCGGCTCAAAGGAGTGCACGATCAAGTAACCCTACACGTTGTCGATGGATCGGTAGAAGTGGGCCATTCACGAGACGGTGGGGAACATCCCGTTCAACATGATCACAGGCCTCCGGAGAGAGACGGACAAAAGAAATCCTCTGTCCTCGAAGGGGGGAAGGATCAAGAACGGTTTCAGCAGGCGGATCGAAGGGATCCTGTTCCTTCTCCCCGTCGAGGACAGGGAGAAGGAACAGGATGA
- a CDS encoding helix-turn-helix domain-containing protein produces MKVTILALYNTTGTSVMGPMDVFFHAGKLWNHINGLKPTPYFDVEIAGMDGKPVKCINNVLIQPHCSIDDVQETDLIMIACIANFGKTIEYNAKALEWLKYHYRRGADIASVCTGGFFLAATGLLDGKTATTHWGFVNLFREMFPKVHLKPERLITDEGNLYCSGALYSGVDLSVYLVQKYCGHEVAVQCAKTLIHDMDRNSQVPYAVLEFQKKHRDEKIKRVQQWIETNFTERVDFDEVARENGMSRRTFERRFKCATGDTPLLYLQRTRVETARRLLEEHFLTFDEICHHLGYENSNSFREVFRKHTGLLPMEYQKKFRIIP; encoded by the coding sequence ATGAAGGTGACCATATTAGCTCTCTACAATACGACTGGAACCAGCGTAATGGGTCCCATGGATGTTTTCTTTCATGCCGGCAAACTCTGGAATCACATTAACGGCTTAAAGCCGACACCGTATTTTGATGTTGAAATCGCCGGTATGGACGGAAAACCGGTTAAGTGCATCAATAACGTTTTGATTCAACCCCACTGCTCGATTGACGATGTACAAGAAACCGATCTCATTATGATCGCCTGTATCGCCAATTTTGGAAAAACAATAGAATATAACGCTAAGGCATTGGAATGGCTTAAGTATCACTATCGGAGGGGAGCAGATATCGCCAGTGTTTGCACGGGGGGATTTTTTCTGGCCGCAACCGGACTCTTGGACGGAAAAACGGCAACGACCCACTGGGGCTTTGTAAACCTCTTCAGAGAGATGTTTCCGAAGGTCCATCTGAAACCGGAACGGCTGATTACGGATGAGGGCAATTTGTACTGCTCGGGAGCATTGTACTCCGGCGTCGATCTTTCCGTTTACCTTGTGCAAAAATACTGCGGCCATGAGGTGGCTGTTCAATGCGCCAAAACCCTGATCCACGACATGGACCGAAACTCCCAGGTTCCGTATGCTGTTTTGGAATTTCAGAAGAAGCATAGGGACGAAAAGATAAAGAGGGTTCAGCAGTGGATAGAAACTAATTTTACGGAAAGGGTCGATTTTGACGAAGTGGCCAGAGAGAACGGAATGAGCCGGCGCACGTTCGAACGCCGATTCAAATGTGCAACCGGCGATACGCCGTTATTATATTTGCAGCGAACAAGAGTGGAAACCGCGAGAAGACTGTTGGAGGAACACTTCCTGACGTTTGACGAAATCTGTCATCACCTGGGTTATGAAAACAGCAACTCCTTTAGAGAAGTGTTTAGAAAGCACACCGGACTTTTACCAATGGAATATCAGAAAAAGTTCCGTATCATCCCGTAG
- a CDS encoding AMP-binding protein gives MESPYYIDESKPWFQPEAGWPSEVPKNLEFPKIGLYDVLAESAAKYKSHKAIWFLDTFMTFGELHGRVLSVAAGLAARGIKKGDVVALVLPNSFQYVISYYACMRLGAIVTGVNPTYKSGEVLHQFKITGVKAVIVLDSLIETLVQPILKDYPIEILIVTNIVDQVKLSPLKKWLGKKLGKIPHGPVPSGAVRYMDLVRTPPNPPKVHVSADDIATYIMTGGTTGVPKAAVLSNFNCVSNMIQLDAWVFMGGAGACSVGVLPLFHSFAMTVVMNLSIKAGMWMMLFPRPPETEALLKTICAIGEDRNTYYSGAEVLFQRIADFPGVEKYPIAKKLRCCISGAGPLHRPVQESFEKVTGAIIVEGYGLSEATPVVCCGPLTEGVRMIGKIGLPMPGTDWKIMDHEMGTKEMPTGETGELWVAGPQVMVGYLNQPMETASTIREIDGKRWLLTGDIGYMDEWGRVGISDRKKQLIKVRGYSVFPKEVEELVGNHEGVSEVAAAGLPDVASGEAIKVWVVLKPGYKEKLTEKELWDWCKENISHYKVPKYIEFRDELPKTLVGKVMRRQLQEADPLYGRK, from the coding sequence ATGGAGAGTCCGTATTACATTGATGAGAGCAAACCCTGGTTTCAACCTGAAGCAGGATGGCCGTCGGAAGTCCCCAAGAATCTCGAGTTTCCCAAGATCGGTCTGTATGATGTCCTCGCCGAATCGGCGGCCAAGTATAAAAGCCATAAGGCGATCTGGTTTCTCGACACGTTTATGACATTCGGCGAATTGCACGGGCGCGTCCTTTCCGTGGCCGCGGGATTGGCAGCCAGGGGCATCAAGAAGGGCGACGTGGTGGCGCTGGTGCTGCCGAATTCGTTTCAGTACGTAATTTCCTACTATGCCTGCATGCGGCTGGGCGCGATCGTGACCGGCGTAAACCCCACCTACAAGTCCGGCGAAGTGCTCCACCAATTCAAAATTACCGGCGTCAAGGCCGTCATCGTGCTGGATTCGCTCATTGAAACCCTGGTTCAGCCCATCCTGAAGGACTATCCCATCGAGATTCTCATCGTCACCAACATCGTGGACCAGGTTAAGTTGAGTCCCCTCAAGAAATGGTTGGGGAAAAAGCTCGGCAAGATTCCCCATGGTCCCGTTCCCTCGGGAGCCGTGCGGTATATGGATCTTGTCCGTACACCGCCTAATCCACCGAAAGTGCATGTGAGCGCCGATGACATCGCCACGTATATTATGACCGGAGGCACAACCGGAGTGCCCAAGGCGGCCGTGTTGTCCAATTTCAATTGCGTCTCCAACATGATCCAGTTGGACGCCTGGGTATTCATGGGTGGGGCCGGGGCCTGCAGCGTGGGTGTGCTCCCCCTGTTTCATTCCTTCGCCATGACCGTGGTAATGAACCTTTCCATCAAGGCCGGCATGTGGATGATGTTGTTCCCCAGACCTCCCGAAACCGAAGCATTGCTCAAAACCATCTGCGCCATTGGGGAAGACCGGAACACTTACTATTCGGGAGCGGAAGTTCTGTTTCAGCGCATTGCGGACTTTCCCGGCGTGGAGAAGTACCCCATTGCCAAGAAACTCCGCTGCTGCATAAGCGGGGCCGGCCCTCTTCACCGACCGGTTCAGGAATCGTTCGAAAAGGTCACGGGCGCCATCATCGTCGAGGGATACGGCCTTTCGGAAGCAACACCCGTGGTGTGCTGCGGTCCGCTGACGGAAGGGGTTCGCATGATCGGCAAGATCGGCCTGCCCATGCCCGGCACCGATTGGAAGATCATGGACCACGAAATGGGAACCAAAGAAATGCCCACAGGCGAAACCGGCGAACTCTGGGTGGCCGGACCCCAGGTGATGGTGGGCTATCTGAATCAGCCGATGGAAACCGCATCCACCATTCGTGAAATCGATGGAAAGCGATGGTTGCTGACCGGCGATATCGGCTACATGGACGAATGGGGAAGGGTGGGCATCAGCGACCGGAAGAAACAGCTGATCAAGGTCAGAGGGTATTCGGTGTTCCCCAAAGAGGTCGAAGAACTCGTCGGGAACCACGAGGGCGTCTCCGAAGTGGCCGCCGCCGGCCTCCCGGACGTGGCTTCGGGGGAAGCCATCAAGGTTTGGGTGGTGCTCAAGCCGGGCTACAAGGAGAAGCTTACCGAAAAGGAGCTGTGGGATTGGTGCAAGGAGAACATCTCCCATTACAAGGTGCCTAAATACATCGAATTCAGGGACGAACTGCCCAAGACCCTGGTGGGCAAAGTCATGAGACGCCAACTGCAGGAAGCGGACCCGCTGTATGGTCGCAAGTAG
- a CDS encoding MaoC family dehydratase has translation MATGTLAEGNVGDKFDCGSRTITGTELDMFCTIGDLRLDPFLIDEAAQALGFKGRLVPGPFLFTIVFGLAGDLLKDHVHVGTNNLKVRGPVFPNDRIGLEIEILNKKEDKDKGRVFTTWGFALKNQNDAVVFQGENTCMHQAR, from the coding sequence ATGGCAACAGGAACACTGGCGGAAGGAAATGTTGGGGACAAGTTTGACTGCGGATCAAGAACCATCACCGGAACCGAATTGGACATGTTTTGCACGATCGGCGACCTGAGACTGGATCCCTTCTTGATCGATGAGGCTGCCCAGGCTCTGGGTTTCAAAGGAAGATTGGTGCCTGGTCCGTTTCTGTTCACGATCGTCTTCGGATTGGCGGGGGATCTATTGAAAGATCACGTGCATGTGGGCACGAACAACCTCAAGGTGCGAGGCCCGGTCTTCCCAAACGACCGGATCGGGCTGGAAATCGAGATCCTGAACAAGAAGGAAGACAAGGACAAGGGAAGAGTCTTCACCACGTGGGGATTTGCTCTTAAGAACCAGAATGACGCGGTTGTCTTTCAAGGTGAAAACACCTGTATGCACCAGGCACGATAA
- a CDS encoding molybdenum cofactor biosynthesis protein MoaB codes for MPSDHPHREHAPSSVAVAILSVSTSRNLEQDKSGDLIRDLLEDRGHRVTGREMVKDDVTLIRNAFGRLLGTAARAIVVTGGTGITPTDVTVEALHPLLDKELTAFGSLFTQLSYEEIGPAAILSRATAGVTNNKAVFCIPGSSKACRLAMEKIILPELTHLIAHLE; via the coding sequence CTGCCATCGGACCATCCCCATCGTGAGCACGCCCCCTCCAGTGTGGCCGTAGCCATTCTCAGCGTGTCCACCTCGAGAAACCTGGAACAGGACAAGAGCGGAGATCTGATTCGGGATCTGCTCGAGGATCGAGGACACCGCGTAACCGGTCGGGAAATGGTGAAGGATGACGTGACCCTCATCCGGAATGCCTTCGGACGACTGCTCGGTACGGCGGCCCGCGCGATTGTTGTGACGGGCGGCACGGGAATTACTCCTACCGACGTCACTGTCGAAGCGCTCCACCCCCTGTTGGACAAGGAATTGACTGCCTTCGGTTCCCTGTTCACTCAATTGAGCTATGAGGAAATCGGGCCTGCCGCCATTCTGTCGAGGGCCACTGCGGGAGTGACGAATAACAAAGCCGTGTTCTGTATCCCCGGCAGCAGCAAGGCATGCAGGCTCGCTATGGAGAAAATCATATTACCTGAACTCACTCATCTCATCGCCCATCTGGAATGA
- the moaC gene encoding cyclic pyranopterin monophosphate synthase MoaC translates to MGMVDVSSKDVILREAVAEGLLILRPETLDRILRNEIKKGHPFCFAEASGMLAVKQTHLVIPHCHPLPVESVELTFEIEPSHVRVRCGVKARARTGVEMEALVGVSAALNTIWDMVKYLEKDENGQYPFTRITDVRVVAKKKEQ, encoded by the coding sequence ATGGGCATGGTGGATGTGTCCTCGAAGGACGTCATACTGAGAGAAGCCGTGGCCGAGGGACTATTGATACTCCGGCCGGAGACGCTCGATCGTATCCTTCGGAACGAAATCAAAAAGGGTCACCCGTTTTGTTTTGCCGAAGCATCGGGCATGCTTGCCGTCAAACAGACGCATCTCGTCATCCCCCACTGCCACCCCCTTCCGGTGGAATCCGTGGAACTGACGTTCGAAATCGAGCCTTCACATGTGCGGGTCCGTTGCGGGGTCAAAGCCCGGGCCCGCACCGGCGTGGAAATGGAAGCATTGGTGGGTGTAAGCGCGGCGCTGAACACCATTTGGGACATGGTGAAGTATCTGGAAAAAGACGAAAACGGCCAATATCCGTTCACCCGCATCACGGACGTGCGCGTAGTCGCCAAAAAGAAGGAGCAGTAG